The sequence CCTCCATCTTAGGACAGTAGCTATTAAACTTCATGTCTTGTTTACGTATCTTACGAATGTTGTGTACGGCTTTAATGACTTTTTCTAGTCCTAATTGCTTATCAACGCCTTTGTCTATCGCAGCGCTTGACATAAAGGTGATGCAAGTCTGCGCCACTGTTTTGGGGAAGCTACCAAACATGCTGCGATAGTGCACAGGCTGCGGGGTTGAAATGGAAGCATTGAGGTCGCCCATGGACGCTGCCGCAATCAAGCCGCCTTTAATGATAAGGTCGGGCTTTACGCCAAAAAATGCAGGCGACCATAAAATTAAATCCGCCCATTTATCTATTTCAATGGATCCCACTTCGTCACTAATGCCATGAGTGATGGCAGGGTTGATGGTGTATTTTGCGAGGTAGCGTTTGATACGAAAATTATCATTGCTGCTATCAGAGTCAGTGGGACTTAGCATGATATTTTCTAATGCTTGCTCAGTTTTAGCTGATTGATCAGGAGCCAGATGACCGCGTTGGGCTTTCATTTTATCAGCCGTTTGCCACGTGCGAATAATAACTTCTCCCACGCGTCCCATCGCTTGCGAATCACTACTCATCATGGAGATGGCACCCATGTCTTGTAAAATATCTTCGGCGGCAATGGTTTCTTTACGAATACGGCTTTCTGCAAAAGCGACATCTTCAGCAATGGCTGGGCTTAAGTGGTGACAAACCATAAGCATGTCGAGATGCTCGTCAATGGTATTAATAGTAAAAGGGCGCGTTGGATTGGTTGATGAGGGTAAAACGTTGGTTTCGCCAATAGCTTTTAAGATATCTGGGGCATGACCGCCGCCAGCGCCTTCGGTATGGAAGGTGTGAATACAGCGGTCTTTAAACGCGCCGAGAGTGCTATCTAAATAGCCGCTTTCATTTAACGTATCAGTATGAATCGCCACTTGCACATCATATTCTTCGGCCACGCTAAGGCAGTTATCAATGGCTTTGGGCGTGGAGCCCCAGTCTTCATGAAGCTTAAGCCCGATAGCTCCTGCTTCGATTTGCTCTACAATGGGGGCGGGTAGACTAACATTGCCTTTACCTAAGAATCCAATATTCATCGGAATAGCATCAGTGGCTTTTAGCATGCTGTGAATATGATAGGCACCAGGCGTACAAGTAGTGGCAAGAGTGCCTTCAGCAGGTCCCGTACCACCGCCTAACATCGTGGTTACACCAGACATCAATGCCGTCTCACATTGCTGTGGTGCAATGAAGTGAATATGACTATCGATACCGCCAGCAGTCAAGATTTTACCTTCTCCTGCGATAATTTCGGTAGCCGCGCCAATAGGTAACGTCACGTTAGGCTGAATATCAGGATTGCCAGCTTTACCAATGCCACTGATACGACCCTCTGTGATAGCGACATCTGCCTTGTAGATACCACTGTAGTCCACAATCAAAGCATTGGTAATAATAGTATCGGCAACTTGGTCACCCAGCAGTTGTGATTGACCCATACCGTCGCGGATTACCTTGCCGCCACCAAATTTGACCTCTTCACCAATGCTGATGCTATAAGTATGTTGGTCACTGTGACTAGTCAAGTCATATTCGACCTCAAGCCATAAATTTGTATCTGCCAAGCGTACTTTGTCCCCTGTGGTAGGGCCAAAATGCTCGGCATATATACGTCGGTCAATGCGTTTTTTCGAGGTGTTTTGAGAGGTTTTAGGGTCTACAGCGCCCATAACTTTGCCCGAAAAACCATAAATGTGTTGTTTACCGGCGATAGCGACTAGCTCAACTTCTCGTGCTTGGCCCGGCTCAAAGCGTACTGCAGTACCAGATAGGATATTGAGTCGATAGCCAAGCGTCGACTCTCGATCAAAGATCAGTGCTGCATTGACTTCATAGAAGTGATAGTGAGAACCGATTTGAATAGGGCGGTCGCCGGTATTGATTACCTTTATGTTTTGAACATATCGACCAGCGTTCAAAGCCATATCGCCTGCTTTAATATTATATTCGCCTGCTTTCATCGTCATTTTTATTATCCTTAATCGTCTTATGGCAATGGCTCTTGTTCAATATCGTTTTATACGGCTTTATAGCAAGTAAGCTATACGATAGGGTTATGCACTGTCACTAGCTTAGTGCCATCGGGGAAAGTGGCTTCAACTTGGACATCATGTATCATCTCTGCAATGCCTTCCATGACGTCATCGGCAGAGAGATAAGTGGCTCCTTCACTCATCAGTTGCGCCACGGTTTTGCCATCACGCGCACCTTCCATCAGGAGCATGCTGATATAAGCGATAGACTCAGGGTAATTAAGCTTGACGCCACGATTCTTACGACGTTCCGCCACCATGCCTGCGGTAAATAGTAAGAGTTTATCTTTTTCTGTAGGATTTAACTGCATAAAACTTCCTTAATAATTATTGTCTTCTGAAGGCTATGATTCGTCTTTAATCTTTATAAAATAAATAGGCTAAGTTAAATGTACTAAGTATAGTTATTCTGGTTTGATTCAGCACGGTTTAAGGATGATAGTATGTAGGAGCATATGTATAATATTAGGTGTCCCAAATTCTCGGTCGATGAGGTTCAAGCATGTACCATTTAGACCTGATAAGCTCGCGAATTTGGTAAAAAGCCTCAAAGCAGACACGCACATCTGCTCCTAAATAACGGCAGTTGATACCTTGAAAATTGTGAGTACAGTGAATGGGTAGTGACTGCGTATCAATGAGACTGCGTATCTCGGTGATAGTGGCATCTAAATATTGACCAAGCTTGAGCGGATTATTTTGTAACTCAGGTGCAATGACCTCTGTGCTAGGTATTGCCCAAAAAGAGCCGTGCACATGTTGATTGTTCAGTCCTAATGGTGAGGTAAACCAGCGCGTATTGGCTGGCTGGGAGGTGCATTCACTGACCAATAAACTGCCCTCACGCCATATCTCTAAGCGGTTGGCATAATGACCATTAGAAAAAGTCTCTTGATACGCTTGACGTCCGAACACAGCAATATCCCAAGTCAATAAACTTGCCGTCTTAGCTAAATAAAAGCGGTTATTGGCAGTAGAGACAGAATGATCGTAATAAATGCTTTCTTGTGGTAGCCATTCAAGGACAGCGTGGTCATCGAGGCGGGCGTCGATATGCTGTTCTGCGCTGATAACATCATTAAAACAGTCGTTAGAAGTGTTGCTGTTTGCCGATTGAGTACCGTTATTAAATTTTGATGAGTCGCTAGGTCTAGAGGATCGTAACGATTTGCGTTGCCCGTACCATTTTCCAGCTCCAGGAGTAGTAATCACCGCATGGCTATTAGAGTGTAGGTCAAATTCCAATGTTAAGCGGTCATCATCAGCAATACCAGCAGGAGGATACAACACATAAATATGGCAAATCCCTGCTTGGCTGTTATCAGTACTATCAGGCTCAGGATACAGCGCGCGCTGCACCATGAGTGCGCCAGTATGGGCACGATGACACAGCCGAGTTTTTGCAGCAGTAGAGGCGCAGTCGAAATGGAGCTGTAGTGAGGATTGCCAAGTCAAAATTGTATTCCCTTTTATAAAGTGTCCTTTTAGATTGCCACCAACTCTTGAATATTGTTTTTTGCCATGTCACATCCAGCCCCTTGAGCTACCACTCGTCCTCTAGAGAGCACGGTATAGTTATCGGCAAGCTCTTCTGCAAAATCATAAAACTGCTCGACTAAAACAATTGCCATATCGCCTTTATTAGCAAGACTACGAATGACTCTACCAATGTCTTTAATAATGGACGGTTGGATACCTTCAGTCGGCTCATCAAGTACTAGTACTCGAGGCTCTGATGCAAGCGCACGAGCAATAGCAAGTTGCTGCTGCTGACCGCCTGATAAATCGCCACCGCGGCGATGCTTCATTTCGTCTAGCACTGGAAATATATCATACAAGTGTTTGGGTACTTTGCTTGCTTTTCGTTGAGAGAATTTCGCCATTCCAATCAGAATGTTTTCTTCAACGGTCAAGGTGGAAAATATATCGCGTCCTTGCGGCACATAAGCGAGTCCTGCGCGCACACGCTGCTCAGGCGTCATCTGACTAATATCCTTACCGTCTAATAAAATCTCACCTGATTTTATTGGTAGGATGCCCATCAAGCATTTAAGCAAGGTGGTTTTACCGACGCCATTACGACCAAGTACCACGCTACATCCTCCTACAGGGGCGGCGAGGGTGACATCACGTAATATGTGACTGCCACCATAATATTGATTTATGGCATTGATTTCTAACATATAAGCACCTCTATTTTTTAGGTCTATTTCTAAGCACTACTATCAATTATCGACCTAAATAGGTCTCAATAACGGCCTCATTATTCTGTACTTCACTCAACGTGCCTTCAGCCAAAATAGCGCCATTTGCTAAGACCGTTACTTTTTCACTTATGGCATCAATGAAAGTCATGTCATGTTCAACTACGATTAAGGTGTGATTCTTTTTAAGGCGTAGACATAACTCAGCAGTATGTTCCGTTTCGGCATCGGTCATGCCTGCTACTGGTTCATCAAGTAAGATAAGTTTTGGTCTTTGCATCAGTAACATTCCAATCTCTAGCCACTGTTTTTGACCATGAGACAATAATCCTGCTGGCTTGTTAATCAGCTCTTTTAGGCGTATTTGATCAAGCGTTGAGTCAAGGGTATCTTGGATTTCTGCGTCAATACGAGTAAACCAGCTTTTCGATACCCGTTTGTCCTCTGGTGCAGCCAGCATTAAGTTATCAAGTACGGTAAATTTCTCAAATACGGTGGGTTTTTGAAACTTACGGCCAATGCCTGCTTCCGCTATTTCTTCGGTAGATAGTTTGGCTAAATTATGTACTTGACCAAAAAATGCGCTACCTGTGGTCGGGCGCGTTTTACCCGTAATAACATCCATTAAAGTCGTCTTACCTGCACCATTAGGACCAATGATGCAGCGTAGCTCGCCCGCCTCAATGTATAAAGACAAATCATTGAGTGCACGAAACGAGTCAAACCACACGCTAACGCCTTCTAAATATAGCGCAATCCCATGTCTCATATCTGGACCTGATTTAGAAACAGGGTGCGCCAAGCCACCGCTATTCCCATAATCTTCAGCCAAACTAGTGACTGGTCGGGTAGGCTTGGTTTCTGCAATCGTTATGTTATTTGTATTGTCATGATTTCCCATTGGCTTATGTATACTAGGATCATTTTTATTTTTAATAAGCGCATTGTTAGCTGTTTTTTGGGAAGCAGCATTATTACATATTATTGACATTATTCTTTTTCCTTCTTAAAACGATCGAGTACACCAATGATGCCGTTAGGGAGAAATATAGTAACCACTACAAATAATCCGCCTAGAATAAGTAACCAAAACTCCGGATAGGCGACGGTAAAATACGTTTTAATCACATTAATTGTACCAGCGCCTACAATGGCACCGATTAATGAACCTCTACCTCCAGCAGCCACCCATACTGCCATCTCGATAGAGTTGACGGGGTTAATCTCACCTGGATTAATGATACCAACTTGCGGTACATATAGAGCACCAGCGATACCAGCAATGACTGCAGACAACACCCAAGCTGAAAGCTTGTACCAAAGCGTGCGATAGCCTAAATACTGCAAACGATTCTCACTATCACGAATGGCACCAAGCACGCGCCCATAAGGTTGGCTCATCAGATAGCGTAGTCCAAGATAGGACAGTAGCAGCGCCAAAGCAGTCGTAAAGCACAGCACAGCCCTCGTTGAAGAGGCCGTGATGTCATAACCTAATAGCGTCGTAAAACCTGTGAAGCCATTGTTACCACCAAAGCCTGTTTCGTTACGGAAAAACAGTAAAGCTGCCGCGTAGGTCATGGCCTGAGTAATAATCGAAAAATAAACCCCTTTAATTTTTGAGCGAAAAGCAAAATAGCCAAAGATAAAAGCGACCAGACCGGGAACTAGCACCACTAAAGCCATCGCCCACCAGAAATGTTGAGTGCCTGCCCAATACCACGGTAGCTCTGTCCAACTTAAGAAACGCATAAAGTCTGGCAAGCCCGTGCCAGCAGTTTCACGCGTCAAGTACATACCAAAAGCATAGCCTCCTAGCGCAAAATAAAGACCATGACCTAAGCTTAGAATGCCGGCATAGCCCCAGACCAAGTCTAAAGCCAGTGCTACCATGGCGAGCGCCATTATTTTACCAATCAAAGTTATCCAGTAAGCAGACAGGTGAAAACTAGAGGTTTCAGGTAGTAAATGGAGCCAAGGCAATATCAGTAGCACTAAAAAACACAAACCAATCAGAATGGCATTACGTGGGGAATCAGATAATAATTGAGTCAAACGCATGAGGTTCTCCTTAATCCACAAAACGGCCTTTGAGGGCAAATAAACCTTGTGGACGTTTTTGAATAAACAAAATCACAAGAACCAGTAACACAATCTTAGCCATCACAGCACCAATGCCAATTTCAAGCACCGTACCACTGACACCAAGACCTAAAGATGCCAATACCGCGCCCCATACTTGCCCAACACCGCCAACCACGACGACTAAGAACGCATCAATAATATAAGTTTGACCTAAGTCGGGTCCGACATTGCCTACTTGCGCCAAAGCACAGCCAGCGAGACCTGCGAGGCCTGAGCCAAGTCCAAAAGCCAACATGTCGATGCGAGCAGAGGAGATACCCACTGCACGTGCCATTTGCCGGTTTTGAGTCACAGCGCGCACAAATAGCCCGAAACGAGTCTTGTTCAGTAAGTACACCAGTAGCATAAGAATAATGATGGTAAAGCCAATAATAGCGATACGATTGAAGGGAAGCACAAGGCTCGAGGAGACTTGATAGGCACCGCTCAACCAGTCGACATTGCTGACTTCGACGTTTTGCGCGCCAAATATCATCCGAACCAACTGCATAAGAATCAGACTGACACCGAAGGTTGCTAGTAAGGTTTCAAGCTCACGACCGTAAAGCGGGCGAATAATGATTCGTTCAATAATCATGCCGATAATGGCACTGACTAAGAAAGCGACGGGTATAGCAGCAACCAGATACCATCCAGTCATACTAGGAAAATATGCTTGAAAGAGATTTTGCACCATATAAGTGGCGTAAGCACCAATCATAATGAGCTCACCATGAGCCATATTGATGACCCCAAGCAGACCAAAGGTAATGGCAAGCCCTAATGCCGCCAGTAGTAAGATACTTGCCGTACTAAGCCCCGTGAACAGATGACCTATCCAAGTACTGATGGTAATGCGCTGCTCAATACTATCCTCAGCGTCTAACAGCGCAGATTTGAGCACAGGATCGATATCATCTGCCGCCAATGCTTTTTTAACATCCACTAATACTTGTGGGCTATCGCTATCAGCAAGCACGGTAAGCGCGGCAATTTGGGTAGTGACGTCGCCATCTCTAAAATCAATTCTTGCTTGTAAAGTACTCAACGCTGTTTTGACGTCGTCGTCTTGCTCATTAGTGGCAGCAGTACTTATGAGTGCTGGATCTAGCTGTTCGATATTGTCCGCTAAGATGGCGACTGCCTGTAAACGTTGCGTAGGATCGTTTGACTCAAGCTTAACCTTGGCTTGTCCAAAGACTAAGGCTGAGCGTAGCGTATTGGTCAAAGTCACTTGCGCCAAGTCACTCGGCCACTCGGTGGTCAGCTGCTTAGCAGGATAAGTAAATAGCTCATCTTCGCTGTTAAGTAGATAAGTTTGCCCACCATTACCTTGGTATAGCTCATCGTTTTTTATCAGCTCAACTAAAGTATCCAAACTCTCAACTGACCCCGGCCACTGATTGAGCATGGTTTGGCGCTTGGTGAAGTCAGCAGCAACGAACTGTTCGATAGCATCCCCTTTACTTATCGCAAGATCAGCTGATGTCGTTACAGACTGCTTGTTTTGAGCAAGTAAGGTCTCTTCACTTACAGCATTGGATGTCGCTGCCATAGTATTAGTAGATACTGCCTCATCGCGCTCGTGGCTGTGTACTACTGGCGTCTCGTGAGCATGAGCAGCTGATGTGATAGCAATGAGGAGGAGTAAAGATAGTAAGGCGATGATAAAAGTCTTGTTAAAATAATTGGCTGGCGCGTCACTTTTATAATAGGAAGGGTAATGTGACATGATGGTTCCTTTTTTGCAGTCAACACTCCTTTAACCTCTACTAAAAACTGTTTTATCAGTAGAGGAGCTAAAGGGTTGCTGGTTTTGATACCATTAAGGGGCTAAGGATTGCGGTTTAGGTGACAACACCTTATTTAGGAATGTACTGACTCCATGGCTCAGCACGAATGACTTTTGGCGTTTTGCTGATCACATCGAACTGACCATCGGCACGGATTTGACCGATCATGACAGGCTTCCATAAGTGATGGTTTTCCTCATCCATTTTCAATGTATACCCTGATGGCGCATCAAAAGTCTGACCTCCCATACTAATACGCACTTTATCAACATTAGTCGTACCAGCTTTTTCGACTGCTTGTTTCCACATATTGATACCCACGTAGGTGGCTTCCATAGGATCATTGGTCACGACCTTGTCAGCATTGGGTAGCTTATGATCCAGCGCATATTTCTTATATTTTTTAGTGAAGTCGCTGTTGACAGGATTTTTAACCGACATAAAGTAGTTCCATGACGCCAAATGCCCTTGCAATAAGCTGGTATCGATACCGCGAAGCTCTTCTTCTCCCACTGAGAATGCCATGACTGGGATATCAGAGGCTTTAATACCTTGGTTGGCAAGCTCACGATAAAAAGGTACGTTTGAATCCCCATTAATGGTAGAGATAACCGCCGTCTTTTTACCAGTAGAGAAGCTTTTAATATTGCCAACGATGGTCTGATAGTTGCTAAAACCGAAAGGGGTGTACTCTTCCATGATATCTGTTTCAGCGACGCCTTTAGATTTTAAGAAAGCCCGCAGTATCTGGTTAGTAGTCCGAGGATAAACATAATCTGTCCCAAGTAAGACAAAGCGTTCTGCACTACCACCCTCTGGACTCATTAAGTATTCAACGGCAGGAATAGCTTGTTGGTTTGGTGCAGCACCAGTGTAGAAAATGTTTTCTGACTGTTCTTGACCCTCATACTGCACGGGGTAGAACATGAGGCCATTTAGTTCTTCAACGACAGGTAGCACAGACTTACGTGACACCGACGTCCAACCCCCAAATATCACATCCACTTTATCTTGGGTTAACAGCTGACGCGCTTTTTCAGCGAATAACGGCCAATCAGAAGCGGGATCTACGACGATTGGCTCTAGCTGCTTACCTAACACACCGCCATTGGCATTAATTTCATCAATGGTCATGAGCGCCGTATCTTTTAATGACGTCTCAGAGATGGCCATCGTTCCAGATAAAGAATGCAAGATACCAACTTTGATGGTGTCACCATCTGCCGCAGTGGTAGCAGCCGTCTCAGAGGTGTCCGTTTTTGTGGCGGTAGAATTGGTTTCTGCACTGGTTTCCGCAGGTTTTTGACAACCCATAAGACTTAAGCTGCCGACAACGGCTACTGCTAGTAGAGACAAACGTGATGTCAATTTTGAGTCGATACGATAATTTGTACTTATAGGAGTAGCAGTGATAAGCGTTGGCAATAAAGACATATATTTCTCCAGAAAGATAAAGTAGCAGCATGGTAGGCCGAGTGAACGAGCCATTCCTAACTATTATTAATACTTCAATATCTATGCCAATATAAAATACTAGACAAATGCACCAATATTGGTCTTTATCAGGAGCTAGGGCACTTTTGTGCACCATAATTGGTTTTTATGATTTTCTATGCACCATTTATGTCTGGTTAAGGAATGCTAAAGCGGTATAAAAAATGATGACATCAGAAGCGATGTTTTTTTTTGAGTTCAGGAAGTGTGAACAGAAGGAAATTAAGAAGCAAACGTACTAAATGATGTCAACTTAACTAAAGGGAGGTTTTTTTTAGCTAAAGCACGTTAGCCATTAGGCTTGGTAGCTAGCTTGGGATGAAGTCTGACATTTAGTTTTTATAATAGGATGCTGATCTATGCTGAAGAAACCGTAAATTCACCCTGCGTAAGTAAAATATTTATTCGCTTATTTGTACCAGTACCAGTAAAATGCGAGACTGTTTTCTACACGAGTTTATGAGTAACCAATGATACGTTTAACTGAAATTAAATTGCCATTAAATCATGCACCTGAAGATTTAACGACTGCGATAACGACAAAACTTAAAATCTCTGCTGAGCAAATGGCGTCATTTGTGATGTTTAAACGTGGTTATGATGCTCGTAATAAAAGAAATATCCAATTAATTTATACGCTAGACATCACCCTGACCGACTCGGATTTAACCAATGATTTACTGGTTCAGTTTGAGTCAGACAACCATGTTAAAGCAACACCAGACACCAGCTACAAATATGTAGGTACAGCGCCAAAAGATTT is a genomic window of Psychrobacter cibarius containing:
- the ureC gene encoding urease subunit alpha, which produces MTMKAGEYNIKAGDMALNAGRYVQNIKVINTGDRPIQIGSHYHFYEVNAALIFDRESTLGYRLNILSGTAVRFEPGQAREVELVAIAGKQHIYGFSGKVMGAVDPKTSQNTSKKRIDRRIYAEHFGPTTGDKVRLADTNLWLEVEYDLTSHSDQHTYSISIGEEVKFGGGKVIRDGMGQSQLLGDQVADTIITNALIVDYSGIYKADVAITEGRISGIGKAGNPDIQPNVTLPIGAATEIIAGEGKILTAGGIDSHIHFIAPQQCETALMSGVTTMLGGGTGPAEGTLATTCTPGAYHIHSMLKATDAIPMNIGFLGKGNVSLPAPIVEQIEAGAIGLKLHEDWGSTPKAIDNCLSVAEEYDVQVAIHTDTLNESGYLDSTLGAFKDRCIHTFHTEGAGGGHAPDILKAIGETNVLPSSTNPTRPFTINTIDEHLDMLMVCHHLSPAIAEDVAFAESRIRKETIAAEDILQDMGAISMMSSDSQAMGRVGEVIIRTWQTADKMKAQRGHLAPDQSAKTEQALENIMLSPTDSDSSNDNFRIKRYLAKYTINPAITHGISDEVGSIEIDKWADLILWSPAFFGVKPDLIIKGGLIAAASMGDLNASISTPQPVHYRSMFGSFPKTVAQTCITFMSSAAIDKGVDKQLGLEKVIKAVHNIRKIRKQDMKFNSYCPKMEVNPETYEVYADGELLTCEPADYLPMAQRYFLF
- the ureA gene encoding urease subunit gamma gives rise to the protein MQLNPTEKDKLLLFTAGMVAERRKNRGVKLNYPESIAYISMLLMEGARDGKTVAQLMSEGATYLSADDVMEGIAEMIHDVQVEATFPDGTKLVTVHNPIV
- a CDS encoding urease accessory protein UreD, which encodes MTWQSSLQLHFDCASTAAKTRLCHRAHTGALMVQRALYPEPDSTDNSQAGICHIYVLYPPAGIADDDRLTLEFDLHSNSHAVITTPGAGKWYGQRKSLRSSRPSDSSKFNNGTQSANSNTSNDCFNDVISAEQHIDARLDDHAVLEWLPQESIYYDHSVSTANNRFYLAKTASLLTWDIAVFGRQAYQETFSNGHYANRLEIWREGSLLVSECTSQPANTRWFTSPLGLNNQHVHGSFWAIPSTEVIAPELQNNPLKLGQYLDATITEIRSLIDTQSLPIHCTHNFQGINCRYLGADVRVCFEAFYQIRELIRSKWYMLEPHRPRIWDT
- the urtE gene encoding urea ABC transporter ATP-binding subunit UrtE, which produces MLEINAINQYYGGSHILRDVTLAAPVGGCSVVLGRNGVGKTTLLKCLMGILPIKSGEILLDGKDISQMTPEQRVRAGLAYVPQGRDIFSTLTVEENILIGMAKFSQRKASKVPKHLYDIFPVLDEMKHRRGGDLSGGQQQQLAIARALASEPRVLVLDEPTEGIQPSIIKDIGRVIRSLANKGDMAIVLVEQFYDFAEELADNYTVLSRGRVVAQGAGCDMAKNNIQELVAI
- the urtD gene encoding urea ABC transporter ATP-binding protein UrtD, with protein sequence MSIICNNAASQKTANNALIKNKNDPSIHKPMGNHDNTNNITIAETKPTRPVTSLAEDYGNSGGLAHPVSKSGPDMRHGIALYLEGVSVWFDSFRALNDLSLYIEAGELRCIIGPNGAGKTTLMDVITGKTRPTTGSAFFGQVHNLAKLSTEEIAEAGIGRKFQKPTVFEKFTVLDNLMLAAPEDKRVSKSWFTRIDAEIQDTLDSTLDQIRLKELINKPAGLLSHGQKQWLEIGMLLMQRPKLILLDEPVAGMTDAETEHTAELCLRLKKNHTLIVVEHDMTFIDAISEKVTVLANGAILAEGTLSEVQNNEAVIETYLGR
- the urtC gene encoding urea ABC transporter permease subunit UrtC, which gives rise to MRLTQLLSDSPRNAILIGLCFLVLLILPWLHLLPETSSFHLSAYWITLIGKIMALAMVALALDLVWGYAGILSLGHGLYFALGGYAFGMYLTRETAGTGLPDFMRFLSWTELPWYWAGTQHFWWAMALVVLVPGLVAFIFGYFAFRSKIKGVYFSIITQAMTYAAALLFFRNETGFGGNNGFTGFTTLLGYDITASSTRAVLCFTTALALLLSYLGLRYLMSQPYGRVLGAIRDSENRLQYLGYRTLWYKLSAWVLSAVIAGIAGALYVPQVGIINPGEINPVNSIEMAVWVAAGGRGSLIGAIVGAGTINVIKTYFTVAYPEFWLLILGGLFVVVTIFLPNGIIGVLDRFKKEKE
- the urtB gene encoding urea ABC transporter permease subunit UrtB, with product MSHYPSYYKSDAPANYFNKTFIIALLSLLLLIAITSAAHAHETPVVHSHERDEAVSTNTMAATSNAVSEETLLAQNKQSVTTSADLAISKGDAIEQFVAADFTKRQTMLNQWPGSVESLDTLVELIKNDELYQGNGGQTYLLNSEDELFTYPAKQLTTEWPSDLAQVTLTNTLRSALVFGQAKVKLESNDPTQRLQAVAILADNIEQLDPALISTAATNEQDDDVKTALSTLQARIDFRDGDVTTQIAALTVLADSDSPQVLVDVKKALAADDIDPVLKSALLDAEDSIEQRITISTWIGHLFTGLSTASILLLAALGLAITFGLLGVINMAHGELIMIGAYATYMVQNLFQAYFPSMTGWYLVAAIPVAFLVSAIIGMIIERIIIRPLYGRELETLLATFGVSLILMQLVRMIFGAQNVEVSNVDWLSGAYQVSSSLVLPFNRIAIIGFTIIILMLLVYLLNKTRFGLFVRAVTQNRQMARAVGISSARIDMLAFGLGSGLAGLAGCALAQVGNVGPDLGQTYIIDAFLVVVVGGVGQVWGAVLASLGLGVSGTVLEIGIGAVMAKIVLLVLVILFIQKRPQGLFALKGRFVD
- the urtA gene encoding urea ABC transporter substrate-binding protein — translated: MDSKLTSRLSLLAVAVVGSLSLMGCQKPAETSAETNSTATKTDTSETAATTAADGDTIKVGILHSLSGTMAISETSLKDTALMTIDEINANGGVLGKQLEPIVVDPASDWPLFAEKARQLLTQDKVDVIFGGWTSVSRKSVLPVVEELNGLMFYPVQYEGQEQSENIFYTGAAPNQQAIPAVEYLMSPEGGSAERFVLLGTDYVYPRTTNQILRAFLKSKGVAETDIMEEYTPFGFSNYQTIVGNIKSFSTGKKTAVISTINGDSNVPFYRELANQGIKASDIPVMAFSVGEEELRGIDTSLLQGHLASWNYFMSVKNPVNSDFTKKYKKYALDHKLPNADKVVTNDPMEATYVGINMWKQAVEKAGTTNVDKVRISMGGQTFDAPSGYTLKMDEENHHLWKPVMIGQIRADGQFDVISKTPKVIRAEPWSQYIPK